One part of the Streptomyces sp. NBC_01381 genome encodes these proteins:
- a CDS encoding helix-turn-helix transcriptional regulator, with translation MADDLFKALADPTRRIILDELTEKSGQTLFEICSRLSMKHQLGISRQGVSQHLAVLEAAGLVETRREGRYKFHDLNTAPLRQIAERWPAPDPPGPQESTP, from the coding sequence GTGGCCGACGACCTTTTCAAAGCCTTGGCCGACCCCACCCGCCGCATCATCCTCGACGAGCTCACGGAGAAGTCCGGACAGACACTGTTCGAGATCTGCTCGCGGCTGAGCATGAAGCATCAGCTGGGCATCTCGCGCCAGGGGGTCTCCCAGCACCTTGCCGTGCTGGAGGCCGCCGGGCTCGTCGAGACCAGGCGGGAGGGCCGCTACAAGTTCCACGACCTGAACACGGCCCCGCTGCGGCAGATCGCCGAGCGATGGCCCGCGCCCGATCCCCCCGGACCGCAGGAGAGCACTCCATGA
- a CDS encoding VOC family protein gives MKIHMTSVFVDDQAKALSFYTEVLGFVKKYDVPLGEKDRWLTVVSPDEPGGTELLLEPAGHPAVKTYRDALVQDGIPLAQFAVDDVRAEYERLHGLGVRFTQEPLEMGPVTTAVFDDTCGNLIQIATQPQ, from the coding sequence ATGAAGATCCACATGACCAGCGTCTTCGTCGACGACCAGGCCAAGGCCCTGAGCTTCTACACCGAGGTCCTCGGCTTTGTGAAGAAGTACGACGTCCCGCTGGGCGAGAAGGACCGGTGGCTGACCGTCGTATCGCCCGACGAGCCCGGCGGCACCGAACTCCTCCTGGAGCCCGCCGGTCACCCGGCCGTCAAGACGTACCGCGACGCGCTCGTCCAGGACGGCATCCCGCTCGCCCAGTTCGCCGTCGACGACGTGCGGGCCGAGTACGAGCGCCTGCACGGCCTCGGTGTCCGCTTCACCCAGGAGCCCCTGGAGATGGGCCCCGTCACCACCGCCGTCTTCGACGACACCTGCGGCAACCTGATCCAGATCGCGACGCAGCCGCAGTAG
- a CDS encoding DUF899 family protein has product MSANALPPVADADTWQHELDALRIREKAATRELDAIAAQRRRLPMVKMPDYTLEGEGGPIRLADIFEGKPQLIVYNHMWFPGEQWQCPGCTGLTSQFTRLEFLDNYDARFVIVTQGPIDEALAYKRRVGNKMTWYSTANSPFGTDVGAPPGGGFAFNVFLRDGDTVYRTWHTTGRGAEQLSHTFPLIDLLPYGRQEEWQDSPDGWPQEPASSRWASSKDIAAHYGPGTD; this is encoded by the coding sequence ATGAGCGCAAACGCACTACCTCCCGTCGCCGACGCCGACACCTGGCAGCACGAGCTCGATGCCCTGCGCATTCGGGAGAAGGCCGCGACACGGGAACTCGACGCGATCGCCGCGCAGCGCCGCCGTCTGCCGATGGTCAAGATGCCCGACTACACCCTTGAGGGCGAGGGCGGACCGATTCGGCTGGCGGACATCTTCGAAGGCAAGCCGCAGCTGATCGTCTACAACCACATGTGGTTTCCCGGCGAGCAATGGCAGTGCCCGGGCTGCACGGGGCTCACCTCGCAGTTCACCCGGTTGGAATTCCTGGACAATTACGATGCCCGGTTCGTCATCGTCACCCAGGGCCCGATCGACGAGGCACTCGCCTACAAGCGACGGGTCGGGAACAAAATGACCTGGTATTCCACCGCGAACAGCCCGTTCGGAACGGATGTCGGCGCACCGCCCGGTGGAGGATTCGCCTTCAATGTGTTTCTGCGCGACGGCGACACCGTCTATCGCACCTGGCACACCACCGGCCGTGGAGCCGAGCAGCTCAGCCACACCTTCCCGCTGATCGACCTGTTGCCATACGGTCGGCAGGAGGAGTGGCAGGACTCGCCCGACGGCTGGCCGCAGGAACCCGCCTCCAGCCGGTGGGCCTCCTCCAAAGACATCGCCGCGCACTACGGCCCGGGCACCGACTGA
- a CDS encoding RDD family protein, producing MNDHRGHYQHHAQQQTPHGGQAPPAPHPYARQTPYAHQTPYGQPAPYGQPAPYGDPPAYGDPSAYGDPSAYGDPSAYGDPPAYGTPNSPASTPPSGQNPSSRLPALAGDARRYLAVTVDLIVALYGAVAIAGLVPESSPWWTLYALIPAVSFTNQCVLTLLFRGSVGKLLFGIRVMRAADAGRPGPIRALNRWLAGLCWLPLQPWYWLRENFGGSTENSVKKSWTGELYDTDIAGLRAVRRKDLAAWQRGH from the coding sequence ATGAATGATCATCGGGGGCATTACCAGCATCATGCTCAGCAACAGACACCGCACGGCGGGCAGGCGCCACCAGCACCACATCCCTACGCGCGGCAGACGCCGTACGCACACCAAACGCCCTACGGGCAACCCGCGCCTTATGGGCAACCCGCACCTTACGGAGATCCGCCGGCGTACGGAGACCCGTCGGCGTACGGAGACCCGTCGGCGTACGGAGACCCGTCGGCGTACGGAGACCCGCCGGCGTACGGAACGCCGAACTCCCCAGCCTCGACGCCCCCTTCAGGGCAGAACCCGTCGAGCCGGCTGCCGGCCCTGGCAGGGGACGCGCGCCGGTACCTCGCAGTGACCGTCGACCTGATAGTCGCCCTGTACGGCGCGGTGGCAATCGCCGGCCTGGTCCCGGAGTCCAGCCCGTGGTGGACCCTGTACGCCCTCATACCGGCGGTGTCCTTCACCAATCAGTGCGTCCTGACGCTGCTGTTCCGCGGCAGTGTCGGCAAGCTGCTCTTCGGCATCCGCGTGATGCGTGCCGCCGACGCGGGTCGCCCCGGCCCGATCCGTGCCCTGAACCGCTGGCTCGCCGGACTGTGCTGGCTTCCGCTGCAGCCCTGGTACTGGCTCCGGGAGAACTTCGGCGGCAGTACGGAGAACTCGGTGAAGAAGAGCTGGACCGGCGAGCTCTACGACACGGACATCGCCGGACTCCGCGCCGTACGCCGTAAGGACCTCGCCGCCTGGCAGCGGGGTCACTGA